One window of Ignavibacteriota bacterium genomic DNA carries:
- a CDS encoding response regulator, which yields MYKPFILVVDDNKITTKLLRRYLEANGYDAIEAYDGVDCLEKVEQKHPDAIVLDVMMPRMDGYETVKRLKDNPETAHIPVVIVTALNDVPNQLKSIDAGADDFLSKPIEEKLLIAKVKMLSNLNINSRRASHFEQLIKKAVDGEITVDDLQQEII from the coding sequence ATGTACAAACCATTTATACTTGTGGTAGATGACAATAAAATTACAACAAAGTTATTAAGAAGATATCTTGAAGCAAACGGATACGATGCTATAGAAGCTTATGACGGTGTTGATTGTCTTGAAAAAGTAGAGCAGAAGCATCCTGATGCAATTGTATTAGATGTAATGATGCCGCGTATGGACGGTTATGAAACTGTTAAGAGATTGAAAGATAATCCTGAAACAGCACATATTCCTGTTGTAATTGTTACAGCTCTGAATGATGTTCCAAATCAGCTGAAATCTATTGATGCAGGCGCTGATGACTTCCTTAGCAAGCCGATTGAAGAGAAACTTCTTATAGCCAAAGTTAAAATGCTCAGTAATTTGAACATAAATTCCAGAAGGGCGAGTCACTTTGAGCAACTTATTAAGAAGGCTGTTGATGGTGAAATTACTGTTGATGACCTTCAACAGGAAATAATTTAG
- a CDS encoding DUF134 domain-containing protein, with amino-acid sequence MPRPEKSRIVSAPHHGFTFKPVGIKMIDLEIISLGLDELEAIRLADLEEKYHQDAANEMHVSRQTFGNILNSARKKIADFIINHKSLTIRGGNIELSHEISDYHCEDCKSNNMNSNK; translated from the coding sequence ATGCCGAGACCTGAAAAAAGCCGAATTGTATCAGCACCTCACCATGGTTTTACCTTTAAGCCAGTGGGAATTAAAATGATAGATTTAGAGATAATATCATTGGGGCTGGATGAACTTGAAGCAATCAGACTTGCAGACTTAGAGGAAAAATATCATCAGGACGCCGCAAACGAAATGCATGTCTCACGACAAACTTTTGGTAATATTCTAAATTCAGCACGAAAAAAAATAGCAGATTTTATAATTAATCACAAATCATTAACAATCAGAGGAGGTAATATTGAATTATCTCATGAAATTAGTGATTATCACTGTGAAGATTGTAAATCCAATAATATGAATTCAAATAAATAA
- a CDS encoding NifB/NifX family molybdenum-iron cluster-binding protein: MKICIPTAKDEGIDSVAYGHFGSSPYFMIYDLASKELYSIKNNDEFHQKGMCSPADTMKEHEVTAVIVGGMGAKALRNLAASGIKVYRSTTFFHVYDIIDQFQKNLLFELNPQDGCKEHDCENYE; the protein is encoded by the coding sequence ATGAAAATTTGTATCCCAACAGCTAAGGACGAAGGTATTGATTCTGTTGCTTATGGTCATTTTGGAAGTTCGCCATATTTCATGATTTATGACTTGGCAAGCAAAGAACTATACTCAATAAAAAATAATGATGAATTTCATCAAAAAGGTATGTGCAGCCCGGCTGACACAATGAAAGAACATGAGGTTACTGCAGTAATTGTAGGCGGTATGGGAGCAAAGGCACTAAGAAATTTAGCTGCTTCAGGAATTAAAGTATATCGCTCTACAACATTTTTTCATGTATATGACATCATTGACCAATTTCAAAAGAATCTGCTTTTCGAGTTGAATCCACAGGATGGTTGTAAAGAGCACGATTGCGAAAATTACGAGTAA